One genomic segment of Clavelina lepadiformis chromosome 3, kaClaLepa1.1, whole genome shotgun sequence includes these proteins:
- the LOC143450116 gene encoding sodium- and chloride-dependent GABA transporter 2-like isoform X1, whose translation MFCHKPSSHCHLVLFCLYVISCIGGRFSKQDNYCNFSNTKTNFVGSMNADKKDVCEIEIRPLAGPKKDVSEPVSTSKRQTWDNKREFVLAMIGYSVGYGNVWRFPYLCYKNGGGAFLLPYILFVIIGGIPMFFLEVSLGQFTQMSAVEIWRLVPSMKGIGYGCTFVNLIFCFYYVLVMAWSMLYLIHSCLPGPLPWTTCDNWWNSGICVANSNTSATNDSAPNITSFNSTSPETEFWRNYVIRQSSGIDEIGSLENWPIILCFLGSWILIYLCVFKGVKSGGKVVYFTATFPYLMLIVVLIRGLTLEGAMTGIKYLLKPDFSKLLQPQVWVDAGSQIFFSYGICFTVMITFGSYNRFHNNCYRQSVILASSCSLTSLLASFVVFSILGHMSVTQSKNIAEVATQGPGLAFLVYPTGLSLLPAPRFWSILFFATLLVVGIDTQFASVEGAVSTIVDSWPWLERGKFGREKVTAVLCVIFFLLGLPLLTNGGLYIFELYNMYAASGISLLSLAFFEAVTIGWIYGVNRYFDNIKEMIGYYPSAYIKICLRYLIPILSLCILIFFCVMYKPLVLNGYEYPTWANAIGWLMSLASILCVPGFFLLNLCKGNGTIYERLASALHARSLPVTRIRNLLVYRYTTRLGLAQATAKTQLELSNDIHQYKYTNEAAAVFCMISDIKPFCYILFWYFRPPFLYFDSGVQ comes from the exons ATGTTTTGTCACAAACCGTCCTCGCATTGTCACCTTGTacttttttgcctttatgtgATATCATGCATTGGAGGGAGGTTTTCAAAGCAAGacaattattgcaatttttcaaa cacaaaaacaaattttgttggaAGCATGAACGCTGATAAAAAAGATGTATGTGAAATTGAAATACGTCCTCTAGCGGGACCTAAAAAGGATGTCAGCGAGCCTGTTTCAACTTCAAAAAG GCAGACGTGGGATAATAAACGTGAGTTTGTTCTGGCGATGATTGGTTATTCGGTCGGATACGGAAACGTGTGGAGATTTCCTTATTTATGTTACAAGAACGGCGGAG GAGCATTTTTACTTCCCTATATCCTGTTTGTAATTATTGGTGGAATACCGATGTTCTTCCTGGAAGTTTCCCTCGGTCAATTTACCCAGATGAGTGCGGTGGAAATTTGGCGCTTGGTTCCTTCCATGAAG GGTATTGGATACGGATGCACATTTGTCAACCTcatcttttgtttttattatgttttggTCATGGCCTGGTCGATGCTTTACTTGATTCATTCGTGTTTGCCAGGACCTCTTCCTTGGACTACGTGCG ACAATTGGTGGAATTCTGGCATCTGCGTTGCTAATTCTAATACCTCGGCGACAAATGACTCCGCACCCAATATTACATCATTTAACTCCACAAGTCCCGAGACGGAATTTTGGAG AAATTACGTGATACGTCAGTCATCAGGAATCGATGAGATTGGAAGCTTGGAAAACTGGCCCATCATCCTCTGCTTCCTTGGCTCCTGGATCTTGATCTACCTCTGCGTCTTTAAAGGTGTGAAATCGGGAGGAAAG GTTGTCTATTTTACGGCCACTTTTCCTTACTTGATGTTGATCGTAGTCTTGATTCGTGGTTTGACACTGGAGGGCGCAATGACCGGTATTAAATATTTACTGAAACCAGACTTTTCTAAACTTCTCCAGCCGCAG GTATGGGTCGATGCCGGCagtcaaatatttttctcttATGGAATCTGCTTCACCGTCATGATAACATTTGGGAGTTACAACCGGTTTCACAACAACTGCTACAG GCAGTCCGTGATCCTGGCATCGTCGTGCAGTCTCACGTCATTACTCGCTTCATTTGTTGTATTCAGTATCCTTGGACACATGTCAGTAACACAGTCAAAGAATATCGCGGAAGTTGCAACTCAAG GACCAGGTCTGGCCTTCCTTGTTTATCCAACCGGTTTGTCGCTTTTGCCTGCTCCGAGATTTTGGTCCATTCTGTTTTTTGCAACTCTCCTTGTGGTTGGCATAGACACTCAG TTTGCAAGCGTTGAAGGCGCAGTGTCAACCATTGTCGACAGCTGGCCGTGGTTAGAAAGAGGAAAATTTGGCCGTGAAAAAGTAACCGCCGTTTTGTGCGTCATCTTTTTTCTGCTTGGATTGCCGCTTCTTACAAAT GGAGGCTTGTATATCTTTGAATTGTACAACATGTACGCTGCCAGCGGCATTTCTTTGCTTTCCCTCGCGTTTTTCGAAGCAGTGACAATTGGTTGGATTTATGGTGTGAATCGTTACTTTGACAACATCAAAGAAATGATTGGCTACTACCCGTCTGCGTATATCAAAATATGCTTGCGATATTTGATACCAATACTATCACTG TGCATCTTAATTTTCTTCTGTGTGATGTACAAGCCGCTTGTACTGAATGGTTATGAGTATCCTACGTGGGCGAACGCTATTGGTTGGCTTATGTCACTAGCATCAATCTTATGTGTGCCAGGATTTTTCCTTCTTAATTTATGCAAAGGAAATGGCACCATATATGAG AGATTAGCCTCTGCTCTGCATGCCAGAAGCCTACCTGTCACTCGAATAAGAAAT TTACTGGTTTACCGGTACACTACTAGACTAGGCCTAGCGCAAGCAACAGCGAAAACTCAGCTAGAGCTTAGCAATGACATTCATCAGTACAAATACACCAACG
- the LOC143450116 gene encoding sodium- and chloride-dependent GABA transporter 2-like isoform X2 translates to MFCHKPSSHCHLVLFCLYVISCIGGRFSKQDNYCNFSNTKTNFVGSMNADKKDVCEIEIRPLAGPKKDVSEPVSTSKRQTWDNKREFVLAMIGYSVGYGNVWRFPYLCYKNGGGAFLLPYILFVIIGGIPMFFLEVSLGQFTQMSAVEIWRLVPSMKGIGYGCTFVNLIFCFYYVLVMAWSMLYLIHSCLPGPLPWTTCDNWWNSGICVANSNTSATNDSAPNITSFNSTSPETEFWRNYVIRQSSGIDEIGSLENWPIILCFLGSWILIYLCVFKGVKSGGKVVYFTATFPYLMLIVVLIRGLTLEGAMTGIKYLLKPDFSKLLQPQVWVDAGSQIFFSYGICFTVMITFGSYNRFHNNCYRQSVILASSCSLTSLLASFVVFSILGHMSVTQSKNIAEVATQGPGLAFLVYPTGLSLLPAPRFWSILFFATLLVVGIDTQFASVEGAVSTIVDSWPWLERGKFGREKVTAVLCVIFFLLGLPLLTNGGLYIFELYNMYAASGISLLSLAFFEAVTIGWIYGVNRYFDNIKEMIGYYPSAYIKICLRYLIPILSLCILIFFCVMYKPLVLNGYEYPTWANAIGWLMSLASILCVPGFFLLNLCKGNGTIYERLASALHARSLPVTRIRNLLVYRYTTRLGLAQATAKTQLELSNDIHQYKYTNAYPFTQHYHNTDES, encoded by the exons ATGTTTTGTCACAAACCGTCCTCGCATTGTCACCTTGTacttttttgcctttatgtgATATCATGCATTGGAGGGAGGTTTTCAAAGCAAGacaattattgcaatttttcaaa cacaaaaacaaattttgttggaAGCATGAACGCTGATAAAAAAGATGTATGTGAAATTGAAATACGTCCTCTAGCGGGACCTAAAAAGGATGTCAGCGAGCCTGTTTCAACTTCAAAAAG GCAGACGTGGGATAATAAACGTGAGTTTGTTCTGGCGATGATTGGTTATTCGGTCGGATACGGAAACGTGTGGAGATTTCCTTATTTATGTTACAAGAACGGCGGAG GAGCATTTTTACTTCCCTATATCCTGTTTGTAATTATTGGTGGAATACCGATGTTCTTCCTGGAAGTTTCCCTCGGTCAATTTACCCAGATGAGTGCGGTGGAAATTTGGCGCTTGGTTCCTTCCATGAAG GGTATTGGATACGGATGCACATTTGTCAACCTcatcttttgtttttattatgttttggTCATGGCCTGGTCGATGCTTTACTTGATTCATTCGTGTTTGCCAGGACCTCTTCCTTGGACTACGTGCG ACAATTGGTGGAATTCTGGCATCTGCGTTGCTAATTCTAATACCTCGGCGACAAATGACTCCGCACCCAATATTACATCATTTAACTCCACAAGTCCCGAGACGGAATTTTGGAG AAATTACGTGATACGTCAGTCATCAGGAATCGATGAGATTGGAAGCTTGGAAAACTGGCCCATCATCCTCTGCTTCCTTGGCTCCTGGATCTTGATCTACCTCTGCGTCTTTAAAGGTGTGAAATCGGGAGGAAAG GTTGTCTATTTTACGGCCACTTTTCCTTACTTGATGTTGATCGTAGTCTTGATTCGTGGTTTGACACTGGAGGGCGCAATGACCGGTATTAAATATTTACTGAAACCAGACTTTTCTAAACTTCTCCAGCCGCAG GTATGGGTCGATGCCGGCagtcaaatatttttctcttATGGAATCTGCTTCACCGTCATGATAACATTTGGGAGTTACAACCGGTTTCACAACAACTGCTACAG GCAGTCCGTGATCCTGGCATCGTCGTGCAGTCTCACGTCATTACTCGCTTCATTTGTTGTATTCAGTATCCTTGGACACATGTCAGTAACACAGTCAAAGAATATCGCGGAAGTTGCAACTCAAG GACCAGGTCTGGCCTTCCTTGTTTATCCAACCGGTTTGTCGCTTTTGCCTGCTCCGAGATTTTGGTCCATTCTGTTTTTTGCAACTCTCCTTGTGGTTGGCATAGACACTCAG TTTGCAAGCGTTGAAGGCGCAGTGTCAACCATTGTCGACAGCTGGCCGTGGTTAGAAAGAGGAAAATTTGGCCGTGAAAAAGTAACCGCCGTTTTGTGCGTCATCTTTTTTCTGCTTGGATTGCCGCTTCTTACAAAT GGAGGCTTGTATATCTTTGAATTGTACAACATGTACGCTGCCAGCGGCATTTCTTTGCTTTCCCTCGCGTTTTTCGAAGCAGTGACAATTGGTTGGATTTATGGTGTGAATCGTTACTTTGACAACATCAAAGAAATGATTGGCTACTACCCGTCTGCGTATATCAAAATATGCTTGCGATATTTGATACCAATACTATCACTG TGCATCTTAATTTTCTTCTGTGTGATGTACAAGCCGCTTGTACTGAATGGTTATGAGTATCCTACGTGGGCGAACGCTATTGGTTGGCTTATGTCACTAGCATCAATCTTATGTGTGCCAGGATTTTTCCTTCTTAATTTATGCAAAGGAAATGGCACCATATATGAG AGATTAGCCTCTGCTCTGCATGCCAGAAGCCTACCTGTCACTCGAATAAGAAAT TTACTGGTTTACCGGTACACTACTAGACTAGGCCTAGCGCAAGCAACAGCGAAAACTCAGCTAGAGCTTAGCAATGACATTCATCAGTACAAATACACCAACG CATATCCTTTTACTCAGCACTACCACAACACAGATGAAAGCTAA